In Nerophis lumbriciformis linkage group LG04, RoL_Nlum_v2.1, whole genome shotgun sequence, a single window of DNA contains:
- the LOC133598525 gene encoding protein MTSS 1-like isoform X8: MCLRHRSIEAKFKQFSMTFLEALINPLQDQMEEWKKGINTLDKDHSKEYKRARQEIKKKSSDTLKLQKKAKKGRGDILPQLDSAMQDVSDKYILLEETEKQALRKALIEERQRFCSFVAMLRPVVDEEISMLGEVTHLQSISEDLKSLTSDPHKLPPASEQVILDLKGSDYAWSYQTPPSSPSTSVSRKSSMCSSLNSVNSSDSRGSSGSHSHSPSSSSSSSSSHHLFHHHQPRHRYRSSTLSQQASARLSSISSHDSGFISSSHDQYSSSKSSSPMPAESKPCASSSSSDVSECGQLHSDSNSEPHPIEAAAATPHTADEQLSNSFDHYSPANSPCNGGSLSSGSDTAFPFFPPSSTSSSCPTRPWSRPASALLPDFPHHCPMGSLMMPSSRVPSWKDWAKPGPYDQPMVNTLRKKKDKGSPAILDCNGGTGTVSSAPQSLSTPTPATAEMQTPQKASVDKRNRTAPVKAGEFEAHDELALALSKGLELDTQRSSRDSIQCSSGYSTQTNTPCCSEDTIPSQVSDYDYFSMAGDQEPEQQQSDFDKSSTIPRNSDIGQSYRRMFQTKRPASTAGLPSTQAPYSPQTVYPTGSHPSTPTHIGNVTATGPYPPAVTGNSNHGFYSGSHNPSGSYSTGHGPVIITPGIATIRRTPSSKPSSRRAGSLGSGPIPIRTLVIPVKIPTVPDMSGVPNGSRSVEEMGRESSENAGTLPVASWSGQASTNPPTVPLPNQLAQRHPHNEPVGDKADGSMLSAIRKGVKLKRTLTNDRSAPRVA; this comes from the exons GTCGTGGTGATATCCTGCCCCAGTTGGACAGCGCAATGCAGGATGTCAGCGATAAATACATTCTTTTGGAAGAAACCGAGAAACAGGCCCTGAGAAAGGCTCTCATCGAGGAAAGACAAAGGTTCTGCTCTTTTGTAGCCATGCTGCGGCCTGTGGTG GATGAAGAGATTTCTATGTTAGGAGAGGTTACCCATCTCCAGTCAATCTCTGAAGACCTCAAATCTCTGACCTCTGACCCGCACAAGCTCCCCCCTGCTAGTGAACAA GTCATCTTGGACCTGAAAGGTTCAGACTATGCTTGGTCATACCAAACTCCTCCCTCCTCTCCCAGCACCTCAGTGTCAAGGAAGTCCAGCATGTGCAG TAGTCTGAACAGTGTTAACAGTAGTGACTCCAGGGGATCCAGCGGCTCTCACTCTCATTctccttcctcctcttcttcctcctcttcctcacacCACCTCTTCCACCACCATCAACCCCGCCACCGATACCGCAGCTCCACGCTGTCCCAGCAGGCCTCGGCTCGCCTCTCCAGCATCTCCTCCCACGACTCTGGCTTCATCTCTTCATCGCATGACCAGTACTCCTCATCCAAATCATCCTCACCGATGCCAGCTGAGAGCAAG CCTTGTGCTAGTTCCAGCTCCTCTGATGTGTCAGAGTGTGGGCAGCTTCACAGTGACTCCAACAGTGAACCTCATCCTATTGAAGCTGCTGCTGCAACGCCACACACTGCTGACGAG CAGCTGTCCAATAGTTTTGACCACTATAGCCCAGCCAACTCCCCCTGCAACGGTGGGAGTCTGAGCTCAGGCTCGGACACAGCCTTCCCTTTCTTCCCTCCATCCTCCACTTCCTCCTCCTGCCCCACACGGCCATGGTCACGTCCCGCCTCAGCTCTGCTGCCAGACTTCCCTCACCACTGCCCAATGGGCTCCCTCATGATGCCTTCCTCTCGCGTCCCCAGTTGGAAG GACTGGGCAAAGCCAGGACCATATGACCAGCCCATGGTGAACACATTGCGCAAGAAGAAAGACAAGGGGTCGCCAGCTATATTGGACTGTAATGGAGGTACGGGCACTGTAAGCAGTGCACCGCAAAGCCTTTCAACCCCAACCCCAGCTACAGCTGAAATGCAGACCCCCCAAAAGGCTTCAGTCGACAAGAGGAACAGGACCGCACCTGTCAAG GCTGGTGAGTTTGAGGCCCATGATGAACTGGCTCTGGCCTTATCTAAAGGCCTGGAACTGGACACCCAGAGGTCCAGTCGGGACTCGATCCAATGTTCCAGTGGATACAGCACTCAGACTAATACACCCTGCTGCTCTGAGGACACAATACCCTCACAAG TGTCCGATTATGACTATTTCTCAATGGCTGGGGACCAGGAGCCTGAGCAGCAGCAGTCTGACTTCGACAAGTCATCCACCATCCCCAGAAACAGCGACATCGGCCAGTCCTACCGACGTATGTTTCAGACCAAGCGGCCCGCCTCCACCGCCGGCCTGCCAAGCACACAGGCTCCCTACTCTCCGCAGACAGTCTACCCCACTGGATCCCATCCCTCCACACCCACTCACATAGGAAATGTTACAGCTACTGGTCCTTATCCTCCTGCTGTGACAG GCAACTCAAATCATGGGTTTTATTCCGGATCCCATAACCCCTCTGGCTCCTATTCCACGGGCCACGGTCCAGTCATCATCACTCCTGGCATTGCCACAATCCGCCGCACCCCCTCCTCAAAACCCTCTTCCCGCCGCGCAGGCTCACTAGGTTCTGGTCCTATTCCTATTCGCACACTTGTCATCCCGGTAAAAATCCCAACAGTCCCTGACATGTCGGGGGTGCCAAACGGGAGCAGGAGTGTGGAGGAGATGGGGAGAGAGAGTTCCGAGAATGCTGGCACGCTGCCTGTGGCGTCTTGGAGCGGTCAGGCTTCGACCAACCCTCCCACTGTCCCGCTGCCCAACCAGCTGGCCCAGCGGCACCCCCACAATGAGCCAGTAGGAGACAAGGCAGATGGCAGCATGTTGTCGGCCATCCGCAAGGGCGTCAAGCTCAAGAGGACCCTCACTAATGACCGCTCTGCACCACGTGTTGCGTAG